DNA from Kryptolebias marmoratus isolate JLee-2015 linkage group LG8, ASM164957v2, whole genome shotgun sequence:
ATTTGCAGAACTCATAAATACTTCAGTCATTTCCAGCTTTCTGCGAAGGAGCTTCAAGTTTCGAAAgaatagttttcttttactttaactttACTTCTACAAAAAACTGACCTAAACTTAAGCAGATTCCCACACAtcctcaaaaaataaataaaaaatgagtcagcgttcacactggtTTTCCTGTGTCTTCTGTATTATTTTTGAAGTCAAAttatttctgcatactttgtgctgttttaaccattcatatctTGAAATGTTCAGCTGGATTGAATGAGCATGCATGAATGTTTTGAGGACAGGGGTTTCCTAAGTCATAATGTTACACTATGCATGAATGCATGCTCATACCTGAAGTTCGTCTTGAGCTTGGCCTCGTGTCCGACAGTGCAGGACAGCATCGTGGACGGTGGTGAAGAGGCAGGACTTTGTCACTTTGTCATTAAAGAAACCTCCGGTCTGCAGGTTCTCCACCACACCGGCTGGACACaacaataaagaataaaactaaaacacagatgTTGGTGTGCATGAAAAGCTGAAGGAAGATGAGAAGATGCAACaaaatagagaaataaaaaataaaagtagtaaaTCAAGGTAAAAACATGGCCATAAAATTAGATAATAAAACAAGAGTGAAAGAAGCAAAGTCAGTAATAATGTTTGTGTTCAAAGAACCACAAATGATTTGGACAAAAACTGTCAGATCTAAATCTGTGGTCTTTAAAGTAAGAAAACCTGAGAGGAGATGTTTAAATTAACCAAAACAACAAGTGATGCTAGAGTTTTTACTGAGGACTCATTCTTATTTAAACATGATCCAGAATCCCATATCAGACCAGACTTAGGAAACCCCTGTCctcaaaacaattttaaacttttcttgaCGAAAGTGTTACACTGTCAGaaagcatgaaaataaaaccaggaactGATCTAAGCAGGTCTAGAAtgtaaaaacacatctgttgtGTTATAGTTTGTGGCTCCaacataaatacaacaaaaatgactttttatatCATGAAAGGTCTaatttttccattattttaatatttctacaACATTTCATTATGGTGCGGATGCATAAGCATAAAACTTTCAAATCTTTTGCTACCTGttcttactcccacaactcTTGTTAGTATATATAGAAATtatacttcaaaataaaggcaTCTTGTCTTCTGTTGTCTCTCGCTGCTATAGGgctgatggttttctctcaaatctcccCAGAACACAGAGTGGACACACACAGACTTCCACTGACCGCAGCTGCTGTGTATTTAAGATTAATatattatctttaaaactgtcaATTTAACTTATGGTAGCTCTAAATTAAAACACTGCTGAAACATAAAAGTTCACATGTGTGACCAGAGTGTGTGATATCTAACTCATAGGTTTTGCCCCGCTACTTTATGTTTGAGACTTACTTTTCAGTcggtttctgtctgcctctcattaacttggcagtaAGGGGGCAACAGGCACAGGTGcatggttaccatggtgaccctaatgagccactggtaGCAGCTTTAGCACTTCCTCTGGTTCCCTTTGAAATCTCTTCTTATTTTACAAGATTTCAAAGTTTTGTTGGAAGTAGCTCCAGTTGGTTTTATTCCATTATTTCTTGTTCTCATTTTCTATTGCTGttagttatttgttttattgatctTTATTTAATGAAAAGCACTTTGTAACTTAAGCTTTAAAAAGGTGctatagaaacattttttgacctaaattttaatttcagtattttatttctgttctgcttcCACAGCGCAGCTCTCTGTATCGGTCTGATGCTGTACTTACTTTGACAGCCAGCAAGAACAGTTTTGATGCCAATTTCTCCGTAGTCTCTCCGAATCTGAAACAGACATGACAGCACAAAGCAAACGTCTGATTGGTGAACATATAAATGGTTCATTTAATATAACATAATTTAATGCTTATGAACTACATTCTGTGTTACATGGCCAGGAAATAAAGagaaggatggatggaaactATCTGGGTTAATTCAGGGTCAGAATGCATATTTAATGCATGTGAACAGCTTACTAATCTGTCTTATTAGAGTCACAATGAGGAACAGGTATTCATTTCTGAATAATCACGAGTCTGTTTATGTGCTGTAACACGTGAGCAACGTGCTCTTACACTTTGGATTGTCTTGACTCCCACCGTGTCCAGGAAGTTTACAGGGCTGAGGTCAAGGACGATGGCTCTGGGTAGCGAGGGGTCGGGCTCATCCTCCACCTCAACGATGGAGACATAAATTTGCTGTTCCAAATGTTTCTCCTCCTGCTCGGAGGAAGGAGGCTTCATGCAGAGAGAAACATCTTAGATGactaataaagaaataaaatgtttgcaggcCAGGAAGGAAAGTGATTATCAAGGTTCAGAATTTAGGATTCACTCACCAGGTTCACCCCATTCCTCTGGAGCTCTTTCTTGGCTTTCttggcatttttcttttcatgcctCTTCCTTTTGGCTTCCAGTTTCTTCTTTGCAGACAGGAGCTTTGTGATGTCAATGCctgactaaaacaaaacacacaaaaaaaaatcaaaaaatgaaattactATAGTTGGAAAATGTAATTTGGAGACTTTCTGACTTTATTAGTTGATGCTATTACAGTGTTCACTATTTCACCAGTCTAAACAAAGTTAATCCAatagaaaaagtaaataaacttcAATATCCTCAGTccttcaaaataataattttagcattttgcttctaaCACATGACTGAACAGAAACACTCATCCAAGGAGTGACCAGAATTTATTTGATGGTGATTTTTCACCTTGTAAACAATCCCTCGGCTCCTGGAAAGCTGCTCAATGAAAGCTTGTTATTGTGCTTTAAAGAtgagaaagttaaaaaagaaaagctgtctTTGACATGTTGACGTTTTAATGAATGAGACGTTCCATTATCTCCCTCCCTGATTCAATCTCTGCTTCCCCCCCCTCAACAGCTTTTTGGCATCTTTTGTCCACATtctctctgtttgtcttcaCATTTCTAccaagaaaacatgaaaaaaaaagaaaattaaaacctcATCATNNNNNNNNNNNNNNNNNNNNNNNNNNNNNNNNNNNNNNNNNNNNNGGGTGGGGGGATGGGGTGTCTCCAAGagctgaagagaagaaaagagaagagaaattAGTGGGATGACATTTTTAACAATGTCTGTCACGGCTGTGATGTGTGAATTGGTGACGCGTCTCGGCGGTTGTTAGAGTGTCAGAAATGATGTTTGTAAAAGAGAAGTTAATTGCACGGAAACAGCGACAAGATGGATTGTGTCTGGAGTtggctgttttttattgtttgtgtgtatttctgtgtgtctgtaaatgtgtttaGGTCATTAAACCAAGGGTTATGTGTCCATCATGgtgcgtttgtgtgtttgatagGGATTTTCGGGGGGCTACCACAGCTGTATGTCACCCGAGTCTCCCTGTTTGTGTAGCTTGAGGTGATGCACTGAGGATTAGGCTGCACGGTTTAAGGTTGAAGAGAAAATGTTGGAAGTGCATGAGGAGAGATTGACATGCTATAAGCGTGTGTGTATTTGCGTGTGTTCTCACCTTCTTTCTCAGAGCTTCTTGGTACATCTCAGCATTGGCAAAGTAGAGGGTGGCAGAAGAACGAAAGATTAGTATTCCTGGCACCTGCTTCACCTAAAATCagttaatgagaaaaaaaaatagttaaaaatatttactaaaTGCTCCACAGCAACAAAGCGGCAGTGCCAAATTAGTAAGATAAACTGAAGCAAACATCCAATAAAGGCATGAAAAGcaggaaatatttaaaagcagataAGTCAAATTTGActgacaagttttatttttctaaaactacaaacaggaaaatattgTGAACAGAGTAAAACTCGTTCTTACAGTAAAGAGTGCGAAATTAGCTCTCTCAGCTGCAATACTTTGGTCAGTCCTCATCTAACtactgcatactttgtgctgcttgagccattcatatatcaaaacattcagctcatttgaGAGATGGATGCTCTGTcttctggtttttgtaactttcatatttaaaaaaaaacaaaactatatttacaattgtttttatttcatagaAATAAATTGCAATctctttactttctttaaaaacattgttttcttgaAACTCTGATACAGCAATTCTTTTGAAACTTAGTTTTTAGGTACcattttttctacttttagcttttaattactattttgttacttttaggtaTCAGCTAGACTTTTGTTaccttcagcttttaaattgttgctacatttacctagctttttgttacttttagctgttagctagccttttgctgcttttagctagtgtcttgctactttagcttttgcttagccttttgcaacatttagcttttagttaaccttttgctacttttagctagtgctttgttacatttagcttgtagctagcattttgctctttttaccttttagctcgtgttctgctccttttagctttaacaactcagtttcatcttcttcagcaaatttcagcgaACCTAaaattcacactgcatttttgcagaaaatccaACTTCTCTCGTTGCTTCAGTAATCACACAAGTACACTCTTCTTACCAGTGACTCTGTGAtattaaaaatgcacagaatACAGAAAGAACAGCAACATTTATGGCTATGAGCTTTCTTTCGTTTAAACACGTTCCATATAGATTTATTGAAGTTTAGAGCGAGACCGATCCATCAGGCTAGACTATTGTTTGACTGGTTGAGCTGTAAAATTGCAATGATTATGTAACAAGGTGGAAAAGAACTTGTTCATTTGTATCAGCTGACAGCACAGTGGAGTGAAGTGTTAATGTACACTGTccacttttgttgcttttaaaatgaaaagttgcCTCattaacagattatttctggACCAAATGCTGCTTCTCTGAGTTTTATGTTAAATACCTGATCGTAGTCTTCCATTGGCTTGTAAATATCCGTGTCTCCCACTTGTCCTAACAGGGAGTACTTAggtctgaaaaacagacaaaacaaagaactgttTGTAGCACTTTCAGTAGAAAAGCATTTGTGCATGTAgatataaaacatgcaaaaatatttgatgcattttaaaatccaaaacctTGCTCTGCCTTAAACAACCAATACATTCAAAACAGGACTGGAGTTGATTTAGAgaacaagttttgtttcttcatgaGTGTGTGGATCCAGCGAGAACGTACAGCTGAGTCCTGAAGATCACCGTGAGCATGGAGAAAACGATGGCAGCAGCCAGTCCTAGGTCAGGGTTCAACAACAAGGTCAGGATGAAGGTGGCAATCCAGATCAGCTAAAGGGACAGACACAGTCAGGAGTAATGGAGCAgacaacaggaaaacaggagCCCAGCTGTGCACAATCTCACGCAGTAGTGCAAGAtttcacgctcagagtatgtgttgtggacaggggtggaaattagcacccgccaccggccaaatgcgggtaaatatttgaagtggcgggtgaatttgatcaacacacatgccactgtggcggtttggcaatttgaacagaaaaggtgttatttgtcctcttgacatatagggggcagcaatgtgctcaagttgctgctgttatgtcgagccccgttcccccatcagatacggttccccctgcgtctccgtaagtaatgacttatctattaacagaattgtttagaggggcaaatatttctcattaaaaaaacaaaaaacatcattcttttaaaaataaaatgtgctaataatatcataatacagaggaataaacacagttaaggagttgttggtaaattatttttgtcaagTGTTTTAgaggggaaccgattatttcagatggctgaaatatttggtttccccctggtaacttttgcaaaaaaagaacaaatgtctccaaattcacaggacttgttgtccatgatgagaggaataaacacagttaaggactttttggtaaattaactggttgtatCACATGAGACTGCACAAAACgtcattttcaagatttgaccaaaatgactacaactctgtTTCCTCtaattataagatgatcttaatttaaaactctggggTGAAATGTGGCAGGCAGtgtgcattcattcaaggaatgtgAGGCTTTTAATTGGTTTAGTGATCATCTAATCACAAGATGACTTTGTtaaatccttttgttttcttatttttggcCAGGTTGTATATTTCCTCAGTGCAGTCAGGAATAGTCTCAACATCATTTCATATTTTCACATCAGTAAGCTAACATGTCTTTATGTCCATTCTTTCAGTGAAACAGCACAAGTGTTtagtatgattaaaaaaaaaacaattaacaaatTCGTCTTTGCTGTCAAACATCTTCCCTGTGTGAGTTTTGGCCCTCTCACCATGTCTATTTTGTTGCTCCTCCACAGAGCAGGAATGTCCAAGAACTGCTTCATCATGCCGTGAAGATTAACTAAGACGATGGCAGCCAGCACCGCCtgaaaaatgaattaaagaaTGAGCAGTTAAAACCAAGTGCCAGAGGCATGAAAGCTTTAGGGTGATTTTGACTGAGCTTTACATCTCAACATGTGGCTGAAGTGCTGATGTAAATGCCTAGATTAGGAAACAGACAATAATGTTGCTctttaataataacaaatataaaagaatatgttttttcttgttaacaGTAAAGTGTTGACTGTAATCCAAAGGGTTAGAGTTTTCAAAATAGCCCATCGCTTTAGCCTGAAGCTGAAGACCATTGGTTGGATCTGTTATTTTGCAGCATAACCTCAGCTGTGAGGTATTTTTACCCAGCTTTGAGGCCACCCTATAATGTTGCACACATTCCTGAAACACATGCTTGTGATTGTGAACGCTAACACACATGTgaacatgagcaaaaaaaaaaaaaaaaaaaacaacccaaaaatcACTCTCAGTACCTTGGGCAGATCTTCAAAGAGCCTTCCAATCCAGAGTGTGATGAAAAGGATAACTACTGCTGACAGAGCCCCAGCAACCTGCAGGAgagtgagaggaaaaacagtCACATGATGGATAGATGGACACCAGAGGAAAGGCATTAGAGGaggagttttaaagaaaaacattacagaGATTAATGATGGAGTGTAAGAAGAACCATCAGTTAAAGTCTCATTTCTCCTCTGTGATCAGGCTTCACTCAGGGTGAACAGTGAGCCTAAAACTGTTCAGTAACTTTGCATTTGTGTAGGTGGAGTTCAGTGATGCAGGGAAATAATCTATTTACCTGCGTGCTTTCTTAAATATTGCAGCAAAtatgaaaaacctttttttttaaacttttattactgTTCATGCTagagaagtttaaaaacacatccctgaaatgtttttttccaggtAGCTGACACCATGCAAACCAAATGAATGGGTTTTTGTGAGGCTATGAAGTGTAAAAATGGGAACGAATAAACTAGAATTtgaagttttataaatgatggTGCCATTTTATAATTAATGGAACATATTGTGTGAATTAGATCATCTTTATGACATCTGTGCAAGAGAAAAGGCTGAaatttaacaatgtttttgtgccTTTAGATAGATTTAAAGCAAAttgtcagtgtctgtaaaataacattgggctgcaaaacaaaacaaaaaagtctgttttttaacaAGTAATATATTTTCTGGACACATCATaacagctttaattaaacaagcatctcatttttttaaaaaatatttcatatatcCATGAAAGTGTTACCTCAATGTTGTCTTAAGGAAATGAAGCAGGGTAATTCGTGCTAACCTGAGTCCTCCCTCCTGAGCTTTCCTGAACCAAGCTGCGAGACATGGAACAGCTGATGGCAAAACACTGGAAAAATCCTCCAATGGAGTTACTCAAACCTAGAGCGATTAGTTCCTAaaccataaaacacacacaattcaTCCTCAGCAGCTCACACTGAAGCAGCTTGCTGTTGAACCCATCTGTCTCCTCCCTGACCTGGTTGCTGTCCACCTTGTAGCCGTATTTGAGGGCAAATATTCGTCCCAGAGAGATGGCAATGCCATAACCAACCACGGCCAGAGCGAAGGCATCCCCGATCACTTGGCCAAACAGAGACACATCCGGGACAACAGGAGGCTGGAGACTAACAACAGAGCAAAGCACAAAATCTATTACAAACCTTAGTTGTCACACAAGGAGAcatgtgctgctgtgtgtgtgttttctcaccCTGAGGGAATCCCTCCTACTACCTCCACTCCGTATTTCGCATCTAAGTTAACCTGCCACGAGATTATTGTAGCAATAATAATCTGGaaaaagatgacagaaaaaTTGTAGTATTGACTTTTTGCCTGTGGGAGAGCGTGAGCTTCAAATGTTCCTGTGTACTCACAGCGAATAACTCCACAGGTAGAGGAACAGGTAGTTTTTTACTCAACAGTGCATTGAGCTCCTTAGCAAGAACGAGACCAACTATGGCGACGATACTGACCACTAATGTGCCAACATTTGTCTTTGGGAGGAGATAACACACCTCCAAGACAGtctgaaaagattttatttgtcattatgAGCTATCTGATAAAATCTTCTTACAGAATTGTTAGACAGAACcaagttgttcttttaaatcacacataaaaaatgacttaacactgttttttctttttaagtataATAAAAGCTAATCCAGTGACTGTAATAAAACAGaccaataaataataataagaaaaaaaattgggggGACCTCTGTGATGCTAAACAAAGATCTAAAACTTACATAAATCATGGAGAGAGGTCCACTGTGTCGGACTGGGTTGATACCGAAGGCGTATTTGAGCTGGGAGACGATGACGTGGATGGCGGCTCCTGTGGTGTAGCCTCTGACGAGCGGCTCAGACAGGTAGGTGACCACGAAGCCAAACTGGACCAGACCCAGCAGAATCTGCACGCAGGAAGGGAAACATGGAGATCAGTCAGCAGCAGAGACGTGACCCgaatgtcaaaataaatgtactttcatttcaaacattcatttattcattacaCCCAAAGGATCCTTTTCATCATCATCTACATATCCTGTTTCTGCAATGCATTAGGattattttgaagtttgttaTTCAGTCGGGGTGATTCACAACTTTCTAGCAGCCCTTCCTACTATTTGCTACTTAGAGTATTTACAGAACTTAAATATGATTGTTGGAAACTTTTTCTAACCATaattacaaagttttttttactttgaaattttattaaacaaaaatatattcatcACAAGTTCATCTTAATATTTATGCTATTTCCaggtcacttaaaaaaaaacctttataaaaAATTGTCTTAAACAGCCATTATATCTAGGGATGCTAAAGCTTTGCATGCCACTGTTATCTAAAACAATCAGACCTTTTAACCTGGACTGCTGAGGAACTGGAAGTTTCCCAAGCTAACAACCTGCAGGTTTATATActtaaaatacttaaaacatAGATTAGATGATGATAGAAATAGCTCCACTTTGACGAAGCAAAGAAATCAAGAACTTCATTATCTGAATCGACTCTTAAGCCGAACGATCAGATAGAGCTGGCAGCTCATCAAACTTAACTGTGCAGACGTCTATCAAAGCTCATATGGAAAATGATGCATTTATGTTTCCTTcgatgaatgcatatcgcccaccaccattcatgccagagttttaggctaagatcactGTGAAATTTACCTGAAACATTCCGGATAAAAAGGTGACAGCTGCCGCCACTCGGACCCTCTCGTCATCCCGACTAAAAATGTCTAACTTGCTGGAATTGGTCTCATTGTCCCATATCATGAAGTTTGAGTCTGGAGCCAGTCGCTCTGTCACCCCTCCTATCATCACACTCATCACCGCATATGTTCCTGAACATGGGAAAGAGAGTTACGAACacgtttgttttaataaaagagaatcAGGTGCAGGAAAGGATAAAACGCCCACCGACTGAGATGTGCTTGGATGTGCCGAAAATGAAGTAGATGAGGACGGGGTAGAAGGAGGAGTAGAGACCAAAAACTGGAGGAACACATGCCAGTAAAGCGTAGGCCATACCTGAAAAAGATGGACAAGTAGGATTGTCCACAATGTTAGGACTTACAGAGGCAAGTGGACGTTCTTTTCCATAAGAAGTATCAGCCTTTATCTAAGTGGTGAAAGTACCTTCAAGAACTTAGAAAGGAGGCCCAGTGACTTTGATTCAAATCTACATCTACAAGACCATAAACAACTTCTGGGAACCTTCCTCCTCACCCTGTGGCAGCTGCATGATGCCCACACTGATTCCTGAGACCAGGTCGCCGAGCGCGTCCTCTCTGAAGGAGTAACGGGGCAGCCATAACACCACAGGAATGGTTCCCAGCAGACAGTTCTTCACCTGAGGACCAGAAGTCCTGAGGGGGGTTTTATCAGAGAGGAGAGATCAGAGCGAAGGACAAttagatgatgtttttgttttttttccccacaaaacaC
Protein-coding regions in this window:
- the LOC108233076 gene encoding solute carrier family 26 member 6 encodes the protein MEERKRLNYNVHREILDEEELDEIAKKSDSKPSLCDKMAKSMRTSGPQVKNCLLGTIPVVLWLPRYSFREDALGDLVSGISVGIMQLPQGMAYALLACVPPVFGLYSSFYPVLIYFIFGTSKHISVGTYAVMSVMIGGVTERLAPDSNFMIWDNETNSSKLDIFSRDDERVRVAAAVTFLSGMFQILLGLVQFGFVVTYLSEPLVRGYTTGAAIHVIVSQLKYAFGINPVRHSGPLSMIYTVLEVCYLLPKTNVGTLVVSIVAIVGLVLAKELNALLSKKLPVPLPVELFAIIIATIISWQVNLDAKYGVEVVGGIPSGLQPPVVPDVSLFGQVIGDAFALAVVGYGIAISLGRIFALKYGYKVDSNQELIALGLSNSIGGFFQCFAISCSMSRSLVQESSGGRTQVAGALSAVVILFITLWIGRLFEDLPKAVLAAIVLVNLHGMMKQFLDIPALWRSNKIDMLIWIATFILTLLLNPDLGLAAAIVFSMLTVIFRTQLPKYSLLGQVGDTDIYKPMEDYDQVKQVPGILIFRSSATLYFANAEMYQEALRKKSGIDITKLLSAKKKLEAKRKRHEKKNAKKAKKELQRNGVNLPPSSEQEEKHLEQQIYVSIVEVEDEPDPSLPRAIVLDLSPVNFLDTVGVKTIQSIRRDYGEIGIKTVLAGCQTGVVENLQTGGFFNDKVTKSCLFTTVHDAVLHCRTRGQAQDELQELEATHF